One stretch of Pomacea canaliculata isolate SZHN2017 linkage group LG11, ASM307304v1, whole genome shotgun sequence DNA includes these proteins:
- the LOC112575608 gene encoding uncharacterized protein LOC112575608 — MSGHQPSAPRKGQRPKGRGGKQHSTGRSRVEVYLHTVTDQQAELLADTANTRPLEEVKKKSGADVNFDPNPSPVPGMKVLIIRGDASQIKAAVSLINQKTGSKILWSGDNSDCAMYKSSTCECQDPGSGRVVDRTVLHCCHHTLPGATSPATHGASKTLSHRTTRYR, encoded by the exons atgtctggtcaTCAGCCGTCTGCTCCACGAAAG GGACAGCGCCCTAAGGGAAGAGGAGGCAAACAACATTCTACAGGTCGTAGTCGGGTGGAAGTTTACCTACACACCGTGACTGACCAACAGGCTGAGCTACTTGCTGACACAG cgAACACACGTCCCCTGGAAGAGGTGAAGAAGAAGTCAGGAGCTGATGTAAactttgaccccaacccctcacctgtaccaggtatgaaggtTCTCATCATCCGCGGTGATGCTTCTCAGATCAAAGCAGCAGTTAGTCTCATCAATCAGAAGACTGGctcaaag attctgtggtccggcgacaacagtgactgtgccatgtacaagtcctccacgtgtgagtgtcaagaccctgggtcaggccgtgtggtggacaggacagtgctacactgctgtcatcacactcttcccggagcaacttcacctgctacacacggcgcctccaaAACTCTTTCTCACCGGACcacccggtacaggtaa